CTTTGCTTACACGGATTTATCGCCAGAGGTTCAGCAGGCTTATAAAGAGTTGATTCCCTACTGTGGCGGTGTTGAGGATTTATTGCAGAAGTCGGAAGAATTTCTGTTTTATCCAGAGTGCCACAACATCATGGACGTTGCCCGTTACCGCTTGGAGCATAACATTGAATTTTCTGTTCTATCCGAAAAAGGAAAGAAATACTTTAATCTGGAAGCCTACGCCCATGAACTGGACGAAAAAGGACGTTATGCTGTCTGCAATAATGGAATGTTCAAACTTTGACAGGTGGTATTGCTTATGGCAGAAATGAAAGTATTTGTTATCAATCTTGATGAACAGGAAAAAGATACAGGCTGTGCGTGGTTTACACTTCCCTGCAACATAGAAGCATTAAAACAATCCATTGGTTTACCGCCGGACAGTGACCGTTATCTTATCAGTGATTATGATTTTCCTTTTGAAATCCTGCAAGATACAGACCTCGACTTGCTAAATAATGTC
The sequence above is drawn from the Coprococcus comes ATCC 27758 genome and encodes:
- a CDS encoding antirestriction protein ArdA, with the translated sequence MEECSVLIETTKSAEDKTSRWFDLPIDYELFRDLLGVEADSNDYQIIDMKLPFADDIVRTTSVRRLNKLYFAYTDLSPEVQQAYKELIPYCGGVEDLLQKSEEFLFYPECHNIMDVARYRLEHNIEFSVLSEKGKKYFNLEAYAHELDEKGRYAVCNNGMFKL